CCTGTCCGATAACTCCCTCTCCCATCTTGGGAGAGGGTCGGGGTGAGGGTGTAAATAACTGAATTTATTCCCCCCCTCACCTAACCTCTCCCCACAAGGGGGAGAGGAATTAAAGGTTGTCGGACAGCCTCTTAGGAGGGATTTAAAATCGGCATTGTATAATGGGACAAGTGTACCCAGACGAGGATTCTAAAAAATGGAAATCAAAGTTGTTCGAAAAGTGCTGGACGCCAATGACACCATGGCCGCCCTGAACCGGAAGATGTTTGCGGATAAAGGCATTTTTGTCCTGAACCTGATGAGCTCTCCGGGATCGGGCAAAACCACCACCCTGGAAAAAACTCTGGTCCGCATCATGCCGGATGTCAAATGCGCCGTTATTGTGGGCGATATCTGTACCTCCAACGATGCCGACCGGCTGGCAAGGACCGGCGCGCCGGTGGTCCAGATCAACACCGACGAGTTCGGCGGTGACTGTCACCTGGCCGCCCATGTGATCGGGAAAGCGGCCGAAGATTTAGACCTAAACGCTATCGACTGTCTGATTGTCGAAAATGTGGGGAACCTGGTCTGCCCGGCCGAATTCGACATCGGCGAGGACGCCCGGGTTGTAATTCTCAGCGTGACCGAAGGAGAAGACAAACCGGTTAAATATCCGCTGATGTTTCGCGTCTGCGAGGTGGCCCTGCTGAACAAAATCGATTTGCTCCCTT
The window above is part of the Desulfobacterales bacterium genome. Proteins encoded here:
- the hypB gene encoding hydrogenase nickel incorporation protein HypB → MEIKVVRKVLDANDTMAALNRKMFADKGIFVLNLMSSPGSGKTTTLEKTLVRIMPDVKCAVIVGDICTSNDADRLARTGAPVVQINTDEFGGDCHLAAHVIGKAAEDLDLNAIDCLIVENVGNLVCPAEFDIGEDARVVILSVTEGEDKPVKYPLMFRVCEVALLNKIDLLPYLDYDREAAVNYIHKIHPQMPIFELSSKTEKGFDPWLGWLKDQVRQKLKKDR